In Candidatus Eisenbacteria bacterium, the genomic window GGTTTATCGATCTCTATCCGCGATGGCGAGGAAAATCACTGGCACCCAGTGGAATTGATTCCTCTTCTTTGGAATCGCCAAGAGGGGGAACGGGAGATGACCGCTCGCAATCGGACCAAGACGCTCAAGAAGGTGGAGGTCGTACGCTGCGCTATCTATACCCGCAAGTCCACGGACGAGGGTCTCGACTCCGACTTCAACTCCCTCGACGCCCAACGGGAAGCGGCAGAGGCTTACATCGCCAGCCAGAAGGCGGAAGGCTGGACATTCCTCCCGGAC contains:
- a CDS encoding recombinase family protein, with the translated sequence MTARNRTKTLKKVEVVRCAIYTRKSTDEGLDSDFNSLDAQREAAEAYIASQKAEGWTFLPDRYDDGGFSGGTMDRPALRQLLADVEGGKVDCVAVYKLDRLSRSLLDFARLMEMLESHGV